In the genome of Candidatus Ruthia magnifica str. Cm (Calyptogena magnifica), one region contains:
- a CDS encoding inositol monophosphatase family protein, whose protein sequence is MHPTLNITVKAARKAGDIILRYHNQIDLLTIENKAIHDFVSEVDKAAEGAIIDELKYAFPNHSILGEENGEILSNNRFQWIIDPLDGTTNYLHGFPQYAVSIALYENNEPTHAVVYDPFKEELFTASKGEGAYLNEQRIRTTHTNGFENTLIGTGFPFKTPQYLDAYLNMFKAIHPKVAGIRRAGSAALDLAYLAAGRLDGFWEIELNIWDIAAGVLLVKEAGGFVGDFSGRDKYLKTGNVVAGNDQVFKAILKTIHPHLTADLQR, encoded by the coding sequence ATGCATCCTACGCTTAATATTACCGTTAAAGCCGCTCGAAAAGCTGGCGACATTATCTTAAGATATCACAATCAAATTGACCTTTTAACGATTGAAAATAAAGCAATTCATGACTTTGTTTCCGAAGTGGACAAAGCCGCTGAAGGTGCTATTATAGACGAGTTAAAATACGCCTTTCCCAATCATTCAATATTAGGTGAAGAAAATGGTGAAATTTTAAGTAACAATCGTTTTCAATGGATTATTGACCCATTAGATGGCACAACTAATTATTTGCATGGTTTTCCACAATATGCAGTATCCATTGCCTTGTATGAAAATAATGAACCGACACACGCCGTAGTATATGACCCTTTTAAAGAAGAGTTGTTTACCGCCTCTAAAGGCGAAGGTGCTTATTTAAATGAACAAAGAATTCGTACCACTCATACCAATGGTTTTGAAAATACATTAATCGGCACAGGTTTTCCATTCAAAACGCCACAGTATTTAGATGCTTATTTAAATATGTTTAAAGCTATTCACCCAAAAGTTGCTGGCATTCGCCGTGCTGGCTCTGCTGCACTTGATTTAGCTTATTTGGCCGCGGGTCGTCTAGATGGCTTTTGGGAAATTGAGCTTAATATTTGGGATATTGCTGCTGGTGTGCTTTTAGTCAAAGAAGCTGGCGGTTTTGTAGGTGACTTTTCAGGACGAGATAAATACCTAAAAACAGGCAACGTGGTGGCTGGAAATGACCAAGTTTTTAAGGCCATTTTAAAAACCATTCATCCACATTTAACGGCTGATTTGCAACGTTAA
- a CDS encoding YciK family oxidoreductase — MEISTNYSITKGELRDKVILVTGANRGFGRAITLNLAKAGASVIMLGRDLGSLESTYDEVLDLGYQEPILYPLDLEGATPEHYKQLQKDILDSFEQLDGLIHNASIIGTMMPIEQYDIKLWYSTMQINVNAPFMLTQALIPALNKSSDARILFLSSSVGRFAKAYWGAYSVSKFAIEGMSKTLSEELEKTNIQVNSLNPGRMRTKMRQIAYPAENADNNPLPEIKSPAIVYLMSKKAKKLNGKQLILSSV, encoded by the coding sequence TAAGGGACAAAGTTATTTTAGTGACAGGTGCAAACCGTGGCTTTGGCAGAGCAATAACACTGAATCTTGCCAAAGCAGGTGCAAGCGTTATTATGCTAGGACGTGATTTAGGCTCGCTAGAAAGCACTTATGATGAAGTGTTAGATTTGGGCTATCAAGAGCCTATTCTTTATCCGCTTGATTTAGAAGGCGCGACCCCTGAACATTATAAGCAGTTACAAAAGGATATTTTGGATAGTTTTGAGCAACTTGATGGGCTTATTCATAATGCTAGTATTATTGGCACAATGATGCCAATTGAACAATATGATATTAAATTATGGTATTCAACTATGCAAATTAATGTTAATGCACCTTTTATGCTCACCCAAGCGTTAATTCCTGCACTTAATAAATCAAGTGATGCTCGTATTTTGTTTTTGTCTTCATCAGTAGGACGTTTTGCCAAAGCATACTGGGGTGCATATAGTGTGAGTAAATTTGCCATTGAAGGCATGAGTAAAACCTTATCTGAAGAATTAGAAAAAACCAATATCCAGGTAAATTCACTTAATCCAGGGCGGATGCGTACCAAAATGCGACAAATTGCTTATCCTGCTGAAAATGCAGATAATAATCCATTACCTGAGATAAAAAGCCCAGCGATTGTATATCTAATGAGCAAAAAAGCTAAAAAACTAAATGGAAAACAACTTATTTTATCTAGCGTTTAA
- a CDS encoding RNA methyltransferase gives MKKEMDYTFDNVRVVMVNTTEPGNIGAAARAMKNMSLSYLYLVNPKGYPSAIATARASGADDVLSNAVVCESLKEALQGVYLVIGASARQRNIKWRQMDVVGACSEIQKTIMAESQKVAVIFGTERTGLTNEELDLCQILMTIPGNSHYFSLNVASAIQVFAYQNYVYNTTIEFKKSTNKLANFDELENFYAHLAQVLEYIEYFEDKRPKALLMRRLRRFFTRAMPEKEEVAIFRGIFRNIKPFKKL, from the coding sequence ATGAAAAAAGAAATGGATTATACCTTTGATAACGTACGTGTGGTTATGGTTAATACTACTGAGCCTGGAAATATCGGTGCAGCAGCCCGTGCGATGAAAAATATGAGTCTATCGTATTTGTATTTGGTTAATCCAAAAGGCTATCCATCAGCCATAGCCACAGCTAGGGCTAGTGGTGCAGATGACGTGCTTTCAAATGCCGTAGTTTGTGAGTCTCTAAAAGAAGCTTTGCAAGGTGTATATTTAGTGATTGGTGCTAGTGCGCGTCAACGTAATATTAAATGGCGGCAAATGGATGTTGTGGGTGCTTGCAGTGAAATTCAAAAAACCATTATGGCTGAAAGCCAAAAAGTTGCGGTGATATTTGGTACAGAAAGAACAGGATTGACTAATGAGGAATTAGACTTGTGTCAAATACTCATGACTATTCCTGGCAATTCTCATTATTTTTCTTTAAATGTTGCATCAGCCATTCAGGTATTTGCCTATCAAAATTACGTTTACAACACCACAATTGAATTTAAAAAAAGTACTAATAAATTGGCCAACTTTGACGAATTAGAAAATTTTTACGCACACCTTGCTCAAGTGTTAGAATATATTGAATATTTTGAAGATAAGCGTCCAAAAGCTTTGTTAATGCGTCGTTTGCGTCGTTTTTTTACTAGAGCGATGCCTGAAAAAGAAGAAGTGGCAATTTTTAGAGGTATTTTTAGAAACATTAAGCCTTTTAAAAAACT